One Natrinema marinum genomic window carries:
- a CDS encoding acyl-CoA thioesterase, with protein sequence MTDLTETIVENREMVQPNHANMLETAHGGNVMKWMDEVGAMSAMRFSGETCVTARVESMNFERSIAVGDTAYITAYVYDAGTSSVKVRLLTEREDLRTREREQTTESYFVYVAIDDDNEPTTVPSLTVSTEKGERLRRAALANEEQRSE encoded by the coding sequence ATGACGGATCTCACGGAGACGATCGTCGAGAACCGCGAGATGGTCCAGCCCAACCACGCCAACATGCTCGAGACGGCCCACGGCGGCAACGTCATGAAGTGGATGGACGAGGTCGGGGCGATGTCTGCCATGCGGTTTTCGGGCGAGACCTGCGTCACCGCTCGGGTCGAAAGCATGAACTTCGAGCGGTCGATCGCCGTGGGCGACACGGCCTACATCACCGCCTACGTCTACGACGCGGGCACCTCGAGCGTGAAGGTGCGGCTGCTCACCGAGCGCGAGGACCTGCGGACGCGCGAGCGCGAGCAGACGACGGAGTCGTACTTCGTCTACGTCGCGATCGACGACGACAACGAGCCGACGACCGTGCCCAGCCTGACGGTCAGCACCGAGAAGGGCGAGCGACTTCGTCGGGCCGCGCTCGCGAACGAGGAACAGCGGTCCGAATAA
- a CDS encoding TraB/GumN family protein, whose translation MSDAGEADVPEPPAPPDRDRGSVEVLGTAHVSQASVDEVRETIERERPDVVAVELDEGRYRQMQGGTPDDIEAEDLLSGNTVFQFLAYWMLSYVQSRLGDQFDIEPGADMRAAIEAAEEHGSGVALVDRDIQITIQRFWRRLSVTEKLKMIGGLALGITDPRTIGLTFGAIGGIVVGFLVGAFLAPLLGFGDLLLVGVTAPTTLQYVGGGAIGALVGAFVGLLFLPPLESAGRYTGGYLSGFSIRVLAGVGLGIAGCLALVATDTFVGPFTAGAAESAGIYAVRGTTGVLAGLGVGVSIGAVLGLFLEAVGGDVEEIDEIDIEEMTDGDVVAAMMEEFRRFSPRGANALIDERDAYIAHNLHELREQGYDVLAVVGAGHKAGIERHLQNPANIPSLESLSGTASSRRFSPLKIVGYLIMVGFLAFFFLLIMAGVQNTFLLKLFVAWFLFNGIFAFTLARLAGARWTSAGVGGAIAWLTSINPLLAPGWFAGYVELKHRPVNVRDIQTLNEIVGDTERPIDEAIGAMFDVPLFRLIMIVALTNIGSMIATALFPFVVLPWLAPEIGGVDALMGELLQGARNSLELLRGLL comes from the coding sequence ATGAGCGATGCAGGCGAGGCCGACGTGCCGGAGCCGCCAGCCCCACCCGACCGCGACCGCGGCTCCGTCGAAGTCCTCGGAACGGCACACGTCTCGCAGGCGAGCGTCGACGAAGTACGAGAAACGATCGAACGGGAGCGGCCGGACGTCGTCGCCGTCGAACTCGACGAGGGCCGCTACCGTCAGATGCAAGGCGGAACGCCCGACGACATCGAGGCGGAGGATCTCCTCTCGGGCAACACCGTCTTCCAGTTTCTGGCCTACTGGATGCTGTCGTACGTCCAGTCCCGACTCGGCGATCAGTTCGACATCGAACCCGGAGCCGACATGCGCGCCGCGATCGAGGCCGCCGAGGAACACGGCAGCGGCGTCGCGCTGGTCGATCGCGACATCCAGATCACGATCCAGCGGTTCTGGCGGCGCCTCTCCGTCACCGAGAAGCTGAAGATGATCGGCGGGCTCGCGCTGGGGATCACCGATCCCCGGACGATCGGGCTCACCTTCGGTGCGATCGGCGGGATCGTCGTCGGCTTCCTCGTCGGCGCGTTTCTCGCTCCCTTGCTCGGATTCGGCGATCTCCTGCTGGTCGGCGTCACCGCGCCGACGACGTTACAGTACGTCGGCGGCGGCGCGATCGGCGCGCTCGTCGGCGCGTTCGTCGGGTTGCTCTTTCTCCCGCCCCTCGAGTCCGCCGGGCGATACACCGGTGGCTATCTCTCCGGGTTCTCGATACGAGTCCTCGCCGGCGTGGGACTCGGGATCGCCGGCTGTCTCGCGCTGGTCGCGACCGACACCTTCGTCGGTCCGTTCACGGCGGGTGCCGCCGAGAGTGCCGGTATCTACGCGGTTCGGGGAACGACCGGCGTCCTCGCCGGGCTCGGGGTCGGCGTCTCGATCGGGGCCGTTCTCGGCCTCTTCCTCGAGGCCGTCGGCGGCGACGTCGAGGAGATCGACGAGATCGACATCGAAGAGATGACCGACGGCGACGTCGTCGCCGCCATGATGGAGGAGTTCCGCCGCTTCAGCCCGCGGGGCGCGAACGCGCTGATCGACGAGCGCGACGCCTACATCGCACACAACCTCCACGAGCTCCGCGAGCAGGGGTACGACGTGCTCGCCGTCGTCGGCGCGGGCCACAAGGCCGGCATCGAGCGCCACCTGCAGAATCCGGCCAATATTCCGTCGCTCGAGTCGCTGTCGGGTACGGCCTCCAGCCGCAGATTCTCGCCGCTGAAGATCGTCGGCTACCTGATCATGGTCGGCTTCCTGGCGTTTTTCTTCCTGCTGATTATGGCGGGAGTTCAGAACACGTTCCTGCTGAAGCTGTTCGTCGCCTGGTTCCTGTTCAACGGGATCTTCGCGTTCACGCTGGCGCGGCTGGCCGGCGCGCGCTGGACCAGCGCGGGCGTCGGCGGCGCGATCGCCTGGCTGACGAGCATCAACCCGCTGCTCGCGCCCGGCTGGTTCGCCGGCTACGTCGAACTCAAACACCGGCCGGTCAACGTTCGCGACATCCAGACGCTAAACGAGATCGTCGGCGACACTGAACGGCCGATCGACGAAGCCATCGGGGCGATGTTCGACGTGCCGCTGTTCCGGCTCATCATGATCGTTGCGCTGACGAACATCGGGAGCATGATCGCGACGGCGCTGTTCCCGTTCGTCGTGTTGCCGTGGCTCGCCCCCGAGATCGGCGGCGTCGACGCGCTCATGGGCGAACTGCTGCAGGGCGCGAGAAACAGCCTCGAGCTCCTCCGGGGACTGCTATGA
- a CDS encoding metalloprotease yields the protein MSYRPQQQSESELQFSDRELRDLAIAWLTLSVAFALLFAPVHMGESVGFFLTMVALSLVTVGVSFLLHEIAHKMVAIEFGQLAEFRADYQMLFLAIMGALIGFLVAAPGAVYHRGQITTRENGLIALAGPVTNLFLALLFLPLMIFPGVLGVVGQMGIWINFFLAAFNMIPFGPLDGKSVLEWHKGVFALVFVPSVALAAFVIFRVGLF from the coding sequence ATGAGCTACCGACCCCAGCAGCAATCCGAGTCGGAACTCCAGTTCAGCGACCGGGAGCTTCGCGACCTGGCCATCGCGTGGCTCACGCTCAGCGTCGCCTTCGCGCTGCTGTTCGCGCCGGTCCACATGGGCGAGAGCGTCGGCTTCTTTCTGACGATGGTCGCGTTGAGCCTCGTCACGGTCGGCGTGTCCTTCCTGCTCCACGAGATCGCACACAAGATGGTCGCGATCGAGTTCGGCCAGCTCGCCGAGTTCCGCGCGGACTACCAGATGCTCTTCCTCGCGATCATGGGCGCGTTGATCGGATTTCTGGTCGCCGCGCCGGGTGCCGTCTACCACCGCGGCCAGATCACGACGCGGGAGAACGGGCTAATCGCGCTCGCGGGGCCGGTGACGAACCTCTTTCTCGCGCTGCTTTTCCTCCCGCTGATGATCTTTCCCGGCGTGTTGGGAGTCGTCGGCCAGATGGGGATCTGGATCAACTTCTTCCTCGCGGCGTTCAACATGATCCCCTTCGGCCCGCTGGACGGCAAGTCCGTCCTCGAGTGGCACAAGGGCGTCTTCGCGCTGGTCTTCGTCCCGAGCGTGGCGCTCGCGGCGTTCGTGATCTTCCGCGTCGGGCTGTTCTGA
- the purM gene encoding phosphoribosylformylglycinamidine cyclo-ligase, whose product MTDPATDADDERLTYAETGVDIEASEDATAALLEAFGSDLRTEYAGLIDIGDRYLALATDGVGTKLLVAEAIEDFSTIGIDCIAMNVNDLVAAGVEPVAFVDYLAIDEPDEELTNQIGEGLAVGLEQADLTMLGGETAVMPEVVKGFDLAGTCAGLAEKDDILEGEAEVGDALVGFPSNGIHSNGLTLAREAATREHDYTDPFPLAPERTIGEELLRPTRIYTDLLEPMRDHGVRAAAHVTGGGWTNLLRMGERKYTIEDPLPAQPVFEFVQEEGNVTDAEMHRTFNMGTGFVVAVPEERADDLVAETDGRVIGRVEDGNSVEIRGLSLS is encoded by the coding sequence ATGACCGATCCAGCGACCGATGCGGACGACGAACGGCTCACCTACGCCGAGACCGGCGTCGACATCGAGGCCAGCGAGGACGCGACCGCGGCGCTGCTCGAGGCCTTCGGCAGCGACCTGCGGACCGAGTATGCCGGCCTGATCGACATCGGCGACCGGTACCTGGCGCTGGCAACCGACGGCGTCGGCACGAAGCTGCTCGTCGCAGAAGCGATCGAGGACTTCTCGACGATCGGCATCGACTGCATCGCGATGAACGTCAACGATCTCGTTGCGGCCGGCGTCGAACCCGTCGCGTTCGTCGATTACCTGGCGATCGACGAACCCGACGAGGAGCTGACCAACCAGATCGGCGAGGGGCTTGCGGTGGGGTTAGAACAAGCCGACCTCACGATGCTCGGCGGCGAGACGGCGGTGATGCCCGAGGTCGTGAAAGGGTTCGACCTGGCCGGGACCTGCGCCGGGCTGGCGGAGAAAGACGACATCCTCGAGGGCGAGGCCGAAGTCGGCGACGCGCTCGTCGGCTTCCCCTCGAACGGCATCCACTCGAACGGCCTGACGCTGGCCCGTGAGGCCGCGACGCGGGAGCACGACTACACCGATCCGTTCCCGCTGGCCCCCGAGCGGACGATCGGCGAGGAACTGCTGCGCCCGACCCGGATCTACACCGATCTGCTCGAGCCGATGCGCGACCACGGCGTCCGCGCCGCGGCCCACGTCACGGGCGGCGGCTGGACGAACCTGCTGCGGATGGGCGAGCGCAAGTACACGATAGAAGATCCGCTGCCGGCCCAGCCGGTCTTCGAGTTCGTACAGGAGGAGGGCAACGTCACCGACGCGGAGATGCACCGCACGTTCAACATGGGAACCGGCTTCGTCGTCGCGGTGCCCGAGGAACGGGCCGACGACCTCGTCGCGGAAACGGACGGACGGGTCATCGGCCGCGTCGAAGACGGGAACTCGGTCGAAATCCGCGGCCTCTCGCTGTCCTAA
- a CDS encoding macro domain-containing protein — protein sequence MEYGFVQGDIADQSADALVNAAGTSLRMGSGVAGALRRGAGEEINDAAMEKGPIDLGAVAVTDAYDLEAEYVIHAAAMPHYGDGQATAESIRDATRNALERADDLGCESIVVPALGCGVAGFDLMDGAEIIGEEVRNYEPETLADVRLIAYSDAEYDAMRSATER from the coding sequence ATGGAGTACGGCTTCGTTCAGGGCGACATCGCCGACCAGTCCGCCGACGCGCTCGTCAACGCCGCCGGCACGAGCCTCCGAATGGGGTCGGGCGTCGCCGGCGCGCTCCGTCGCGGCGCGGGCGAGGAGATCAACGACGCCGCGATGGAGAAGGGGCCAATCGACCTCGGTGCCGTCGCGGTCACCGACGCCTACGACCTCGAGGCCGAGTACGTCATCCACGCCGCGGCGATGCCCCACTACGGAGACGGCCAGGCTACGGCGGAGAGCATCCGCGATGCAACCCGCAACGCGCTCGAGCGGGCCGACGACCTCGGCTGTGAGTCGATCGTCGTCCCGGCGTTGGGCTGTGGCGTCGCCGGCTTCGACTTGATGGACGGTGCCGAGATCATCGGCGAGGAGGTCCGGAACTACGAGCCGGAAACGCTCGCGGACGTTCGCCTGATCGCTTACAGCGACGCGGAGTACGACGCGATGCGGTCGGCGACCGAACGTTAG
- a CDS encoding DUF7331 family protein, protein MEAPARREDRKFEGEPDEPAVTVTSHETRPGKIVFTERDNSDGWIATDLAVQLER, encoded by the coding sequence ATGGAAGCACCCGCCCGCAGGGAGGATCGCAAATTCGAAGGTGAACCCGACGAACCGGCCGTGACCGTGACGAGCCACGAAACCCGTCCCGGAAAGATCGTCTTTACCGAACGCGACAACAGCGACGGCTGGATCGCGACGGATCTCGCCGTCCAACTCGAGCGCTGA
- the dpsA gene encoding DNA starvation/stationary phase protection protein DpsA, producing MSTQKTVRQQAGTVEENALRLEQDKAEQIVEALNTELANSYVLYHQLKKHHWVVEGAEFLPLHKFLEEAYEHVEEGADIIAERAQALGGVPVSGPAAQEERATVEFEGEDVYDIRTMFENDLEMYGDIIQSMRGSIELAENLGDPATAEILREILVQLEEDGHHFEHYLEDDTLVLDEATH from the coding sequence ATGAGTACTCAAAAGACCGTTCGTCAGCAGGCCGGCACCGTCGAAGAGAACGCGCTTCGCCTCGAGCAGGACAAAGCCGAGCAGATCGTCGAGGCACTAAACACCGAACTGGCGAACTCCTACGTCCTCTACCATCAGCTCAAGAAACACCACTGGGTCGTCGAGGGCGCGGAGTTTCTCCCGCTTCACAAGTTCCTCGAGGAGGCCTACGAACACGTCGAGGAGGGCGCGGACATCATCGCCGAGCGCGCACAGGCGCTGGGCGGCGTCCCCGTCTCCGGCCCCGCGGCTCAGGAGGAACGCGCCACGGTCGAGTTTGAGGGCGAAGACGTCTACGACATCCGCACGATGTTCGAAAACGACCTCGAGATGTACGGCGACATCATCCAGTCGATGCGCGGTAGCATCGAACTCGCCGAGAACCTCGGTGACCCCGCGACCGCCGAGATCCTGCGCGAGATCCTCGTCCAGTTAGAGGAAGACGGCCACCACTTCGAACACTACCTCGAAGACGACACGCTCGTCCTCGACGAAGCAACGCACTAA
- a CDS encoding aldehyde dehydrogenase family protein gives MATRIAQRRERLYVDGEWLEAENALSVSDLAEGGTFAQVAAAGPAEARAALAAAHEIKPTMRETTVVERAEWCEAIADGLRTREEELAEVIVREAGKPISSARGEVGQAAERFDRAAEEARNIVNKGEYLEGSTAGHEGWQAIVKHEPIGAVLCITPYNYPLATTALQVAPALAAGNSVLLKPASKTPVSAAILADVITDVDGIPEGAFNFVPGEASEIGDVLAGDDRVNAIAMTGSSGAGKHVARESGMVNLHMELGGNAPAVVFEDADLADVAGNCAKGSFKYAGQRCSAISRVLAHESVHDDLVDLLDGQMDAWQAGDLFDETTAFGPLISEEQADWVEELVDDAVEKGADLIRGGERRAPEGVPDELGNQFFEPTLLANVPHDARLIDEEQFGPIAAITTFDDETEALEIANGSDLALDAAVFTNDYKRAMRMAERIDAGAVRINGAPSHGLGDVPFGGNKDSGIGREGLDASIHAMMRQKSIVL, from the coding sequence ATGGCAACGAGAATCGCCCAGCGGCGGGAGCGACTGTACGTCGACGGCGAGTGGCTCGAGGCCGAGAACGCGCTGTCGGTCTCGGACCTCGCCGAGGGCGGGACCTTCGCGCAGGTCGCCGCGGCGGGGCCGGCGGAGGCGCGGGCGGCGCTCGCGGCGGCCCACGAGATCAAACCGACCATGCGCGAGACGACGGTCGTCGAACGCGCTGAGTGGTGTGAAGCGATCGCCGATGGACTTCGCACACGCGAGGAGGAACTCGCTGAGGTCATCGTCCGCGAGGCGGGGAAACCGATCTCGTCGGCCCGCGGCGAGGTCGGACAGGCAGCCGAGCGATTCGACCGCGCGGCCGAGGAAGCACGTAACATCGTCAACAAAGGCGAGTACCTCGAGGGCTCGACGGCGGGCCACGAGGGCTGGCAGGCGATCGTCAAGCACGAACCCATCGGCGCTGTCCTCTGTATCACGCCCTACAACTATCCGCTGGCGACGACGGCGCTGCAGGTCGCGCCCGCGCTCGCGGCCGGCAACAGCGTGCTGCTCAAGCCCGCGAGCAAGACGCCCGTCTCGGCCGCGATCCTCGCGGACGTCATCACCGACGTCGACGGGATCCCCGAGGGCGCGTTCAACTTCGTCCCCGGCGAGGCGAGCGAGATCGGCGACGTACTGGCCGGCGACGACCGCGTCAACGCCATCGCCATGACCGGCTCCTCGGGCGCGGGCAAACACGTCGCCCGCGAGAGCGGCATGGTCAACCTCCACATGGAACTGGGCGGCAACGCTCCGGCGGTCGTCTTCGAGGACGCCGACCTCGCCGACGTGGCGGGCAACTGCGCCAAGGGCTCGTTCAAGTACGCCGGCCAGCGCTGCTCGGCCATCTCGCGCGTGCTCGCCCACGAGTCAGTCCACGACGACCTCGTCGACCTGCTCGACGGGCAGATGGACGCCTGGCAGGCCGGCGACCTCTTCGACGAGACCACCGCTTTCGGCCCGCTCATCAGCGAGGAGCAGGCCGACTGGGTCGAGGAACTCGTCGACGACGCCGTCGAGAAGGGGGCCGACCTGATCCGCGGCGGCGAACGCCGCGCCCCCGAGGGCGTCCCGGACGAACTCGGCAACCAGTTCTTCGAGCCGACGTTGCTCGCGAACGTCCCCCACGACGCCCGACTCATCGACGAAGAGCAGTTCGGCCCCATCGCGGCGATCACCACGTTCGACGACGAGACCGAGGCCTTAGAGATCGCCAACGGCTCCGACCTCGCGCTCGACGCGGCGGTGTTCACGAACGACTACAAGCGCGCGATGCGGATGGCCGAGCGCATCGATGCCGGCGCGGTCCGGATCAACGGCGCGCCCAGCCACGGCCTCGGCGATGTGCCCTTCGGCGGCAACAAGGACTCGGGGATCGGCCGCGAGGGCCTCGACGCCTCGATCCACGCGATGATGCGCCAGAAGAGTATCGTGCTCTGA